A genome region from Bufo gargarizans isolate SCDJY-AF-19 chromosome 2, ASM1485885v1, whole genome shotgun sequence includes the following:
- the LOC122927796 gene encoding tubulin alpha-3 chain, with protein MRECISIHIGQAGVQMGNACWELYCLEHGIQPDGLMPNENIAGSSFGTFFFETGAGKHVPRAVFVDLEPSVIGEIRTGPYRTLFHPEQLITGKEDAANNYARGHYTIGKEIIDTVMDRLRKMADQCSGLQGFLIFHSFGGGTGSGFTSLLMERLSVDYGKKSKLEFSVYPAPQISTAVVEPYNSILTTHTTLEHSDCAFMVDNEAIYDICNRNLDIERPSYTNLNRLIGQIVSSITASLRFDGALNVDLTEFQTNLVPYPRIHFPLVTYSPIISAEKAYHEQLSVPEITNACFEFSNQMVKCDPRRGKYMACCLLYRGDVLPKDVNAAIANIKTRRSIQFVDWCPTGFKVGINYQPPTAVPGGDLAKVQRAVCMLSNTTAIAEAWARLDHKFDLMYSKRAFVHWYVGEGMEEGEFSEAREDMAALEKDYEEVGTASDNGGDEEDDEY; from the exons ATG AGGGAGTGCATCTCTATACATATTGGCCAAGCAGGAGTGCAGATGGGCAATGCCTGCTGGGAGCTTTACTGTCTAGAGCATGGAATCCAGCCAGATGGATTAATGCCTAATGAGAACATTGCAGGTTCATCTTTTGGGACTTTCTTCTTTGAAACCGGAGCAGGAAAACATGTGCCTCGAGCAGTGTTTGTTGACTTGGAACCAAGCGTTATAG gtgaaatcaGAACTGGTCCATACCGCACACTATTCCATCCAgagcagcttattactggcaaggAAGATGCTGCTAATAATTATGCCAGAGGTCACTATACTATTGGAAAGGAGATTATTGATACTGTTATGGACAGATTACGTAAAATG GCTGACCAGTGCAGTGGACTTCAAGGGTTTCTAATCTTTCACAGTTTCGGAGGTGGTACTGGGTCTGGTTTTACTTCCCTGCTGATGGAGCGTCTTTCTGTAGACTATGGAAAGAAGTCAAAGCTTGAGTTCTCAGTTTATCCTGCTCCACAAATTTCCACTGCTGTGGTGGAACCTTACAATTCCATTCTGACAACCCACACCACTCTGGAGCACTCGGACTGTGCCTTCATGGTAGACAACGAGGCAATTTATGATATATGTAACCGTAATCTAGACATTGAGCGTCCGTCTTATACCAACCTGAACCGACTAATAGGGCAGATAGTTTCTTCTATTACAGCCTCTTTGAGGTTTGATGGTGCATTGAATGTTGACTTAACAGAGTTCCAGACTAACTTGGTGCCCTATCCCAGAATACATTTCCCGCTGGTGACCTACTCCCCAATAATTTCAGCAGAGAAGGCTTACCATGAGCAACTGAGTGTGCCAGAGATTACAAATGCTTGCTTTGAATTTTCGAATCAGATGGTTAAATGTGACCCCAGACGTGGTAAATACATGGCTTGCTGCCTGTTGTATAGGGGTGATGTGTTGCCCAAAGATGTAAATGCTGCAATAGCCAATATTAAAACCAGGAGGTCCATCCAGTTTGTTGACTGGTGTCCTACTGGATTTAAGGTGGGAATAAACTACCAGCCTCCCACCGCAGTCCCAGGAGGGGACTTGGCCAAAGTGCAACGTGCTGTCTGTATGCTGAGTAATACCACAGCAATTGCAGAGGCCTGGGCTAGGCTGGACCATAAATTTGACCTCATGTATTCTAAGAGGGCTTTTGTACACTGGTATGTGGGAGAGGGGATGGAGGAAGGAGAGTTTTCTGAAGCCAGAGAGGATATGGCTGCTCTGGAAAAGGATTATGAAGAGGTGGGGACAGCGTCTGACAATGGTGGGGATGAGGAAGATGATGAATACTAA